A stretch of the Corylus avellana chromosome ca6, CavTom2PMs-1.0 genome encodes the following:
- the LOC132183915 gene encoding uncharacterized protein LOC132183915 isoform X4, with protein MDPFDDLLDEPAINRAARAGGKFQPKAKPRPRKGTSASVPSTIISDSKEKAVVLPITDVDATQTIQPADTVDNNLNNPVGPSLATSAEEFVKSNEDLFSGVPNVADTTQSILVNPPSQADATREDVGSIDALPSELAVSDINGNWHLSFRQSETEADFTGLDVDPSADIFPEPTLNSTGSDAAPSVHAGDVADDRLGSSGLDLHPLYDDIRDPLASKSKAGGKFKPKAKSRSGNKTSTSIPSAPIATEEKAVRLISTGLDTIQYAQPVVAENKLTNGDGMSVATLEIVGTKQPSKDDEGSISDKLVTGEDAGSKDAHAEVATSDRNSGWHSSIGIFSSEVDSMAFELEPFGDILPEPTTRDSNDDGAGSLSPLEMPTLLASNNKDTEENFCISACSSFDSLALRTCDAAEPHTCPSPGTTQDIVSCREAPDSNKDGDTQIDNGRLETEFQEAGAFSGIETLDFISEANIASGRHTGKFQPKPNKKTRKEKPSTGISLPEVESIMHLQAPQLVPSETGYMDEGSVPSFAANYPFQDNSMRFDDFIASDPTSEIPMNEELRNLTEDYHFLGDILHRKDVPDIPAEAAESGIGETSTASNLFQKCKKTATAVEENDGGKSSRQLRKRVAFQLIDEVDDEDNENGGFCAESPSTSNVDENYDDGNRVESKSQKKRAPRKSKKPEAENGKSVRKRKRANEAADQSTKKSPKKFSHSTRRNRGHVDKALLETPWDEIDHQRLPIKDLILHAEYRERSASKETARSKTPLANLRSYNSINEESSYNGEETFDSEQGRGSDDDDVDQLNNEAQPSETHINYQSFMDKTPSTRWSKQDTELFYEFGTDFSMIQQLFPSRTRHQVKLKFKKEERQYPLRLSEALTSRSEDHSHFQLVIERLQQASQAEEHSNVDDTVGVTGEEEEEVVVELKTQAKEEMAKPEQDKKAVLVKDQDADVGAQSPVKSDESDDEVFNWSQYKSDY; from the exons ATGGACCCTTTTGATGATCTTCTTGATGAACCTGCTATCAACCGTG CAGCTCGGGCTGGTGGTAAATTTCAACCCAAGGCCAAACCACGGCCTAGAAAAGGAACATCTGCCTCAGTTCCTTCAACAATCATTAGTGATTCAAAGGAAAAGGCTGTTGTACTACCCATCACCGATGTGGATGCCACTCAAACCATTCAGCCTGCTGATACTGTAGATAATAATTTGAATAATCCAGTTGGTCCATCTCTAGCTACCTCAGCAGAAGAATTTGTAAAAAGTAATGAGGATTTGTTCTCAGGAGTTCCAAACGTAGCTGATACCACACAATCCATATTAGTGAACCCTCCGTCTCAAGCTGATGCGACCAGGGAGGATGTGGGCTCCATAGATGCTCTGCCTTCAGAGCTTGCAGTGTCTGACATCAATGGTAACTGGCACTTAAGCTTTAGGCAATCAGAGACTGAG GCAGACTTTACGGGGTTGGATGTGGACCCTTCTGCTGACATCTTTCCTGAGCCTACACTTAACTCCACTGGCTCAGATGCAGCACCATCTGTTCATGCTGGTGATGTTGCAGATGATAGACTGGGTTCCTCGGGATTGGATTTGCATCCGTTATATGATGATATTCGTGATCCTCTTGCAAGTAAAT CTAAGGCTGGTGGCAAGTTTAAACCCAAGGCTAAATCCCGCTCTGGAAACAAAACTTCTACATCAATCCCATCAGCTCCAATTGCTACAGAGGAAAAGGCTGTTAGACTAATCTCCACAGGCTTAGACACAATACAATATGCTCAGCCAGTTGttgcagaaaataaattgacaaaTGGGGATGGTATGTCTGTAGCTACCTTGGAGATTGTGGGTACTAAACAGCCTTCAAAAGACGATGAAGGTTCAATTTCTGACAAGCTTGTGACTGGAGAGGATGCTGGCTCTAAAGATGCTCATGCAGAGGTTGCAACGTCTGACAGAAACAGTGGTTGGCATTCTAGCATAGGAATATTCTCATCAGAG GTGGATTCCATGGCTTTTGAATTGGAGCCCTTTGGTGATATTCTTCCTGAGCCTACCACAAGAGATAGTAATGATGATGGGGCAGGTTCTCTTTCTCCTTTAGAAATGCCGACTCTTCTTGCTTCCAATAATAAGGATACCGAGGAAAATTTTTGTATTTCAGCTTGTAGTTCTTTTGACTCTTTAGCACTGAGGACATGTGATGCTGCAGAGCCTCATACTTGTCCTTCTCCTGGTACAACCCAAGATATAGTAAGCTGTAGGGAAGCTCCTGATTCTAACAAGGATGGTGATACTCAGATTGACAATGGAAGGTTGGAAACAGAG TTTCAGGAAGCTGGGGCCTTTTCTGGCATTGAAACCCTAGATTTTATTTCTGAGGCCAATATTGCATCTG GACGGCATACTGGCAAGTTTCAACCCAAGcccaataaaaaaacaagaaaagagaaaccTAGTACAGGCATCTCTCTCCCAGAGGTTGAGTCTATTATGCATCTGCAGGCTCCTCAGCTGGTTCCTTCTGAAACTGGATACATGGATGAGGGCTCAGTTCCTTCCTTTGCAGCTAACTATCCTTTTCAGGATAACTCCATGAGGTTTGATGATTTTATTGCCTCGGATCCAACATCTGAAATTCCAATGAATGAAGAATTGAGAAATCTTACAGAAGATTATCACTTTTTGGGGGATATTCTGCATCGGAAGGATGTTCCTGATATTCCTGCAGAG GCTGCTGAAAGTGGAATAGGAGAAACTTCTACAGCATCAAATCTTTTTCAGAAATGCAAAAAAACTGCTACAGCTGTTGAAGAGAATGATGGTGGCAAATCGTCGAGGCAGCTGAGGAAGCGAGTAGCTTTCCAACTTATTGATGAGGTGGATGATGAGGATAATGAAAATGGTGGCTTCTGCGCTGAATCTCCCAGTACTTCTAATGTCGATGAAAACTATGATGATGGAAATAGAGTGGAGAGTAAATCCCAGAAGAAAAGAGCTCCAAGAAAGTCAAAGAAACCTGAGGCTGAAAATGGAAAATCTGTACGAAAGCGTAAGAGGGCCAATGAAGCAGCAGACCAGTCAACCAAGAAATCGCCCAAAAAATTTTCTCATTCAACTCGTCGAAATAGAGGACATG TGGACAAGGCTTTACTTGAAACCCCATGGGATGAAATTGACCATCAAAGATTGCCTATTAAGGATCTCATTTTGCATGCAGAGTATAGGGAGCGATCAGCG AGCAAAGAGACAGCAAGATCAAAAACGCCCTTGGCCAATTTAAG GTCTTACAATTCCATTAATGAGGAATCATCTTATAATGGAGAGGAGACCTTTGATTCAGAACAGGGCAGaggttctgatgatgatgatgttgatcAACTGAATAATGAGGCTCAGCCAAGTGAAACTCACATTAATTACCAGTCTTTCATGGACAAAACTCCCAGTACAAGATGGTCAAAACAAGACACAGAACTGTTCTATGAG TTTGGAACAGATTTTTCTATGATACAACAACTTTTCCCTAGTCGAACACGTCATCAAGTCAAGTTGAAATTTAAGAAGGAAGAGCGTCAATATCCATTAAGGCTTTCCGAAGCCCTGACAAGTCGCTCCGAAG ATCATTCCCATTTCCAATTGGTAATTGAGCGCCTGCAACAAGCTTCTCAGGCAGAAGAACACTCTAATGTAGATGACACAGTTGGTGTAACAggcgaggaggaggaggaggtggtggtggaaTTGAAAACTCAAGCTAAG GAAGAAATGGCAAAACCTGAGCAGGATAAGAAAGCAGTACTTGTTAAAGATCAAGATGCAGATGTTGGAGCTCAAAGTCCTGTGAAGTCTGATGAAAGTGATGATGAGGTCTTTAACTGGAGTCAATATAAAAGTGATTATTAG
- the LOC132183915 gene encoding uncharacterized protein LOC132183915 isoform X1, with amino-acid sequence MDPFDDLLDEPAINRAARAGGKFQPKAKPRPRKGTSASVPSTIISDSKEKAVVLPITDVDATQTIQPADTVDNNLNNPVGPSLATSAEEFVKSNEDLFSGVPNVADTTQSILVNPPSQADATREDVGSIDALPSELAVSDINGNWHLSFRQSETEADFTGLDVDPSADIFPEPTLNSTGSDAAPSVHAGDVADDRLGSSGLDLHPLYDDIRDPLASKSKAGGKFKPKAKSRSGNKTSTSIPSAPIATEEKAVRLISTGLDTIQYAQPVVAENKLTNGDGMSVATLEIVGTKQPSKDDEGSISDKLVTGEDAGSKDAHAEVATSDRNSGWHSSIGIFSSEVDSMAFELEPFGDILPEPTTRDSNDDGAGSLSPLEMPTLLASNNKDTEENFCISACSSFDSLALRTCDAAEPHTCPSPGTTQDIVSCREAPDSNKDGDTQIDNGRLETEFQEAGAFSGIETLDFISEANIASGRHTGKFQPKPNKKTRKEKPSTGISLPEVESIMHLQAPQLVPSETGYMDEGSVPSFAANYPFQDNSMRFDDFIASDPTSEIPMNEELRNLTEDYHFLGDILHRKDVPDIPAEAAESGIGETSTASNLFQKCKKTATAVEENDGGKSSRQLRKRVAFQLIDEVDDEDNENGGFCAESPSTSNVDENYDDGNRVESKSQKKRAPRKSKKPEAENGKSVRKRKRANEAADQSTKKSPKKFSHSTRRNRGHVDKALLETPWDEIDHQRLPIKDLILHAEYRERSASKETARSKTPLANLRSYNSINEESSYNGEETFDSEQGRGSDDDDVDQLNNEAQPSETHINYQSFMDKTPSTRWSKQDTELFYEAVRQFGTDFSMIQQLFPSRTRHQVKLKFKKEERQYPLRLSEALTSRSEDHSHFQLVIERLQQASQAEEHSNVDDTVGVTGEEEEEVVVELKTQAKEEMAKPEQDKKAVLVKDQDADVGAQSPVKSDESDDEVFNWSQYKSDY; translated from the exons ATGGACCCTTTTGATGATCTTCTTGATGAACCTGCTATCAACCGTG CAGCTCGGGCTGGTGGTAAATTTCAACCCAAGGCCAAACCACGGCCTAGAAAAGGAACATCTGCCTCAGTTCCTTCAACAATCATTAGTGATTCAAAGGAAAAGGCTGTTGTACTACCCATCACCGATGTGGATGCCACTCAAACCATTCAGCCTGCTGATACTGTAGATAATAATTTGAATAATCCAGTTGGTCCATCTCTAGCTACCTCAGCAGAAGAATTTGTAAAAAGTAATGAGGATTTGTTCTCAGGAGTTCCAAACGTAGCTGATACCACACAATCCATATTAGTGAACCCTCCGTCTCAAGCTGATGCGACCAGGGAGGATGTGGGCTCCATAGATGCTCTGCCTTCAGAGCTTGCAGTGTCTGACATCAATGGTAACTGGCACTTAAGCTTTAGGCAATCAGAGACTGAG GCAGACTTTACGGGGTTGGATGTGGACCCTTCTGCTGACATCTTTCCTGAGCCTACACTTAACTCCACTGGCTCAGATGCAGCACCATCTGTTCATGCTGGTGATGTTGCAGATGATAGACTGGGTTCCTCGGGATTGGATTTGCATCCGTTATATGATGATATTCGTGATCCTCTTGCAAGTAAAT CTAAGGCTGGTGGCAAGTTTAAACCCAAGGCTAAATCCCGCTCTGGAAACAAAACTTCTACATCAATCCCATCAGCTCCAATTGCTACAGAGGAAAAGGCTGTTAGACTAATCTCCACAGGCTTAGACACAATACAATATGCTCAGCCAGTTGttgcagaaaataaattgacaaaTGGGGATGGTATGTCTGTAGCTACCTTGGAGATTGTGGGTACTAAACAGCCTTCAAAAGACGATGAAGGTTCAATTTCTGACAAGCTTGTGACTGGAGAGGATGCTGGCTCTAAAGATGCTCATGCAGAGGTTGCAACGTCTGACAGAAACAGTGGTTGGCATTCTAGCATAGGAATATTCTCATCAGAG GTGGATTCCATGGCTTTTGAATTGGAGCCCTTTGGTGATATTCTTCCTGAGCCTACCACAAGAGATAGTAATGATGATGGGGCAGGTTCTCTTTCTCCTTTAGAAATGCCGACTCTTCTTGCTTCCAATAATAAGGATACCGAGGAAAATTTTTGTATTTCAGCTTGTAGTTCTTTTGACTCTTTAGCACTGAGGACATGTGATGCTGCAGAGCCTCATACTTGTCCTTCTCCTGGTACAACCCAAGATATAGTAAGCTGTAGGGAAGCTCCTGATTCTAACAAGGATGGTGATACTCAGATTGACAATGGAAGGTTGGAAACAGAG TTTCAGGAAGCTGGGGCCTTTTCTGGCATTGAAACCCTAGATTTTATTTCTGAGGCCAATATTGCATCTG GACGGCATACTGGCAAGTTTCAACCCAAGcccaataaaaaaacaagaaaagagaaaccTAGTACAGGCATCTCTCTCCCAGAGGTTGAGTCTATTATGCATCTGCAGGCTCCTCAGCTGGTTCCTTCTGAAACTGGATACATGGATGAGGGCTCAGTTCCTTCCTTTGCAGCTAACTATCCTTTTCAGGATAACTCCATGAGGTTTGATGATTTTATTGCCTCGGATCCAACATCTGAAATTCCAATGAATGAAGAATTGAGAAATCTTACAGAAGATTATCACTTTTTGGGGGATATTCTGCATCGGAAGGATGTTCCTGATATTCCTGCAGAG GCTGCTGAAAGTGGAATAGGAGAAACTTCTACAGCATCAAATCTTTTTCAGAAATGCAAAAAAACTGCTACAGCTGTTGAAGAGAATGATGGTGGCAAATCGTCGAGGCAGCTGAGGAAGCGAGTAGCTTTCCAACTTATTGATGAGGTGGATGATGAGGATAATGAAAATGGTGGCTTCTGCGCTGAATCTCCCAGTACTTCTAATGTCGATGAAAACTATGATGATGGAAATAGAGTGGAGAGTAAATCCCAGAAGAAAAGAGCTCCAAGAAAGTCAAAGAAACCTGAGGCTGAAAATGGAAAATCTGTACGAAAGCGTAAGAGGGCCAATGAAGCAGCAGACCAGTCAACCAAGAAATCGCCCAAAAAATTTTCTCATTCAACTCGTCGAAATAGAGGACATG TGGACAAGGCTTTACTTGAAACCCCATGGGATGAAATTGACCATCAAAGATTGCCTATTAAGGATCTCATTTTGCATGCAGAGTATAGGGAGCGATCAGCG AGCAAAGAGACAGCAAGATCAAAAACGCCCTTGGCCAATTTAAG GTCTTACAATTCCATTAATGAGGAATCATCTTATAATGGAGAGGAGACCTTTGATTCAGAACAGGGCAGaggttctgatgatgatgatgttgatcAACTGAATAATGAGGCTCAGCCAAGTGAAACTCACATTAATTACCAGTCTTTCATGGACAAAACTCCCAGTACAAGATGGTCAAAACAAGACACAGAACTGTTCTATGAG GCTGTTCGGCAGTTTGGAACAGATTTTTCTATGATACAACAACTTTTCCCTAGTCGAACACGTCATCAAGTCAAGTTGAAATTTAAGAAGGAAGAGCGTCAATATCCATTAAGGCTTTCCGAAGCCCTGACAAGTCGCTCCGAAG ATCATTCCCATTTCCAATTGGTAATTGAGCGCCTGCAACAAGCTTCTCAGGCAGAAGAACACTCTAATGTAGATGACACAGTTGGTGTAACAggcgaggaggaggaggaggtggtggtggaaTTGAAAACTCAAGCTAAG GAAGAAATGGCAAAACCTGAGCAGGATAAGAAAGCAGTACTTGTTAAAGATCAAGATGCAGATGTTGGAGCTCAAAGTCCTGTGAAGTCTGATGAAAGTGATGATGAGGTCTTTAACTGGAGTCAATATAAAAGTGATTATTAG
- the LOC132183915 gene encoding uncharacterized protein LOC132183915 isoform X3: protein MDPFDDLLDEPAINRAARAGGKFQPKAKPRPRKGTSASVPSTIISDSKEKAVVLPITDVDATQTIQPADTVDNNLNNPVGPSLATSAEEFVKSNEDLFSGVPNVADTTQSILVNPPSQADATREDVGSIDALPSELAVSDINGNWHLSFRQSETEADFTGLDVDPSADIFPEPTLNSTGSDAAPSVHAGDVADDRLGSSGLDLHPLYDDIRDPLASKSKAGGKFKPKAKSRSGNKTSTSIPSAPIATEEKAVRLISTGLDTIQYAQPVVAENKLTNGDGMSVATLEIVGTKQPSKDDEGSISDKLVTGEDAGSKDAHAEVATSDRNSGWHSSIGIFSSEVDSMAFELEPFGDILPEPTTRDSNDDGAGSLSPLEMPTLLASNNKDTEENFCISACSSFDSLALRTCDAAEPHTCPSPGTTQDIVSCREAPDSNKDGDTQIDNGRLETEEAGAFSGIETLDFISEANIASGRHTGKFQPKPNKKTRKEKPSTGISLPEVESIMHLQAPQLVPSETGYMDEGSVPSFAANYPFQDNSMRFDDFIASDPTSEIPMNEELRNLTEDYHFLGDILHRKDVPDIPAEAAESGIGETSTASNLFQKCKKTATAVEENDGGKSSRQLRKRVAFQLIDEVDDEDNENGGFCAESPSTSNVDENYDDGNRVESKSQKKRAPRKSKKPEAENGKSVRKRKRANEAADQSTKKSPKKFSHSTRRNRGHVDKALLETPWDEIDHQRLPIKDLILHAEYRERSASKETARSKTPLANLRSYNSINEESSYNGEETFDSEQGRGSDDDDVDQLNNEAQPSETHINYQSFMDKTPSTRWSKQDTELFYEAVRQFGTDFSMIQQLFPSRTRHQVKLKFKKEERQYPLRLSEALTSRSEDHSHFQLVIERLQQASQAEEHSNVDDTVGVTGEEEEEVVVELKTQAKEEMAKPEQDKKAVLVKDQDADVGAQSPVKSDESDDEVFNWSQYKSDY from the exons ATGGACCCTTTTGATGATCTTCTTGATGAACCTGCTATCAACCGTG CAGCTCGGGCTGGTGGTAAATTTCAACCCAAGGCCAAACCACGGCCTAGAAAAGGAACATCTGCCTCAGTTCCTTCAACAATCATTAGTGATTCAAAGGAAAAGGCTGTTGTACTACCCATCACCGATGTGGATGCCACTCAAACCATTCAGCCTGCTGATACTGTAGATAATAATTTGAATAATCCAGTTGGTCCATCTCTAGCTACCTCAGCAGAAGAATTTGTAAAAAGTAATGAGGATTTGTTCTCAGGAGTTCCAAACGTAGCTGATACCACACAATCCATATTAGTGAACCCTCCGTCTCAAGCTGATGCGACCAGGGAGGATGTGGGCTCCATAGATGCTCTGCCTTCAGAGCTTGCAGTGTCTGACATCAATGGTAACTGGCACTTAAGCTTTAGGCAATCAGAGACTGAG GCAGACTTTACGGGGTTGGATGTGGACCCTTCTGCTGACATCTTTCCTGAGCCTACACTTAACTCCACTGGCTCAGATGCAGCACCATCTGTTCATGCTGGTGATGTTGCAGATGATAGACTGGGTTCCTCGGGATTGGATTTGCATCCGTTATATGATGATATTCGTGATCCTCTTGCAAGTAAAT CTAAGGCTGGTGGCAAGTTTAAACCCAAGGCTAAATCCCGCTCTGGAAACAAAACTTCTACATCAATCCCATCAGCTCCAATTGCTACAGAGGAAAAGGCTGTTAGACTAATCTCCACAGGCTTAGACACAATACAATATGCTCAGCCAGTTGttgcagaaaataaattgacaaaTGGGGATGGTATGTCTGTAGCTACCTTGGAGATTGTGGGTACTAAACAGCCTTCAAAAGACGATGAAGGTTCAATTTCTGACAAGCTTGTGACTGGAGAGGATGCTGGCTCTAAAGATGCTCATGCAGAGGTTGCAACGTCTGACAGAAACAGTGGTTGGCATTCTAGCATAGGAATATTCTCATCAGAG GTGGATTCCATGGCTTTTGAATTGGAGCCCTTTGGTGATATTCTTCCTGAGCCTACCACAAGAGATAGTAATGATGATGGGGCAGGTTCTCTTTCTCCTTTAGAAATGCCGACTCTTCTTGCTTCCAATAATAAGGATACCGAGGAAAATTTTTGTATTTCAGCTTGTAGTTCTTTTGACTCTTTAGCACTGAGGACATGTGATGCTGCAGAGCCTCATACTTGTCCTTCTCCTGGTACAACCCAAGATATAGTAAGCTGTAGGGAAGCTCCTGATTCTAACAAGGATGGTGATACTCAGATTGACAATGGAAGGTTGGAAACAGAG GAAGCTGGGGCCTTTTCTGGCATTGAAACCCTAGATTTTATTTCTGAGGCCAATATTGCATCTG GACGGCATACTGGCAAGTTTCAACCCAAGcccaataaaaaaacaagaaaagagaaaccTAGTACAGGCATCTCTCTCCCAGAGGTTGAGTCTATTATGCATCTGCAGGCTCCTCAGCTGGTTCCTTCTGAAACTGGATACATGGATGAGGGCTCAGTTCCTTCCTTTGCAGCTAACTATCCTTTTCAGGATAACTCCATGAGGTTTGATGATTTTATTGCCTCGGATCCAACATCTGAAATTCCAATGAATGAAGAATTGAGAAATCTTACAGAAGATTATCACTTTTTGGGGGATATTCTGCATCGGAAGGATGTTCCTGATATTCCTGCAGAG GCTGCTGAAAGTGGAATAGGAGAAACTTCTACAGCATCAAATCTTTTTCAGAAATGCAAAAAAACTGCTACAGCTGTTGAAGAGAATGATGGTGGCAAATCGTCGAGGCAGCTGAGGAAGCGAGTAGCTTTCCAACTTATTGATGAGGTGGATGATGAGGATAATGAAAATGGTGGCTTCTGCGCTGAATCTCCCAGTACTTCTAATGTCGATGAAAACTATGATGATGGAAATAGAGTGGAGAGTAAATCCCAGAAGAAAAGAGCTCCAAGAAAGTCAAAGAAACCTGAGGCTGAAAATGGAAAATCTGTACGAAAGCGTAAGAGGGCCAATGAAGCAGCAGACCAGTCAACCAAGAAATCGCCCAAAAAATTTTCTCATTCAACTCGTCGAAATAGAGGACATG TGGACAAGGCTTTACTTGAAACCCCATGGGATGAAATTGACCATCAAAGATTGCCTATTAAGGATCTCATTTTGCATGCAGAGTATAGGGAGCGATCAGCG AGCAAAGAGACAGCAAGATCAAAAACGCCCTTGGCCAATTTAAG GTCTTACAATTCCATTAATGAGGAATCATCTTATAATGGAGAGGAGACCTTTGATTCAGAACAGGGCAGaggttctgatgatgatgatgttgatcAACTGAATAATGAGGCTCAGCCAAGTGAAACTCACATTAATTACCAGTCTTTCATGGACAAAACTCCCAGTACAAGATGGTCAAAACAAGACACAGAACTGTTCTATGAG GCTGTTCGGCAGTTTGGAACAGATTTTTCTATGATACAACAACTTTTCCCTAGTCGAACACGTCATCAAGTCAAGTTGAAATTTAAGAAGGAAGAGCGTCAATATCCATTAAGGCTTTCCGAAGCCCTGACAAGTCGCTCCGAAG ATCATTCCCATTTCCAATTGGTAATTGAGCGCCTGCAACAAGCTTCTCAGGCAGAAGAACACTCTAATGTAGATGACACAGTTGGTGTAACAggcgaggaggaggaggaggtggtggtggaaTTGAAAACTCAAGCTAAG GAAGAAATGGCAAAACCTGAGCAGGATAAGAAAGCAGTACTTGTTAAAGATCAAGATGCAGATGTTGGAGCTCAAAGTCCTGTGAAGTCTGATGAAAGTGATGATGAGGTCTTTAACTGGAGTCAATATAAAAGTGATTATTAG